Part of the Kwoniella shivajii chromosome 1, complete sequence genome, CACAACAACATCGCAATACCCTACATCGGGTGTCCGAAAATCATACAAATGCCTTTCGTATGTAATCAGTGGCAGTAAGCACCATCCAATCGTTCTTATATAGTCTGAAATCAGATCAAAGGATCTATACACTCATTTGTAGAATCTCAGGTTCACCAAAAAGCACAAGCCCTTTCTTATCTGTGAGACATTTAGCTGACGAAACCGAAAGACAACCCTTCGGGGACAACGCATCTCGTCATTATATATCAATTTTCCGATGTCCAGCTGAGCTTGCACATCATTCACGAACTTCACATTGATTCAGACGACCTTTTGTTGCTCAAAATCAGCTGTATGTCTTTGAACAATGTATGCTGTGTCTTCAGCTGAGATGCAAAGAACCATTCAAATGATAGGCAGATCACCACCGCAAATCTTAGAACAAggtttcatcttcgtcgtaAGTTGCCGATCTGCAGTCAGGTTTGTTCGCGATGAAAAGGTCACCTAAATCTCCGGGAGTCGAATTTTTCTGCGGGCACCCGATATATTCTGTTGGTGGGTTATACATGGAGCATTTAGTTCTTGAAAGAGTGCACACTCTCTTCATCGACGTCGCGCTTTGGATGCCTGCTTGCATGCTATTTATGTCATTGCAGCGGGAAGGTATTGCTTTGCGTGATATTTGCTGGACTCATATTTATGTATATGTTCTGGACTTCTTATCTCACTGGTCCCACGGCAGAGTGATGGCGGAATCAAACTTTCAGCCAGACGTTGATGTGGGACTCGTCTTTCAGAAACATTTCGCTGCATATAGGCAGTGCTCAATAATATTGTGACTGGGACAATTTTGTGGACCCAAAAGATAAATAAACTCATGGCTTTTACTTTGGTTTTCCTTCTGTCTTGTACAATATCTACGCCACAGTCAGTAACTCCGCGTCATGGTGGCGGGATTATGATGTCTATGGTTGGTTGGCGCGTCCATTTTGCCACTGTACGCATAATGTTAATTGATTAAGTTGAATTCAACGCGTTTTTGACAAAAGGCATTTCATGTTCGTCATTGATTTTAcaatcttttgatcttcatatcatctttttctttccttcctcttcagctcTCGCACCTACAAGAAGAACTCAAAAAATCTGACTAGGCAAGGGCAAGCAAAAGAGATAGCGCAAACTCGCCAGTCCCAATCCCTTAGTCCTAATCCGTATCCAAGATGTCGGACATTCAGCTGGATTCAAATTTATTTTTCAAGAGGGCCGAGAAGATCTTCCAGGCATGGGAGGTGAGTAATAGCAAAAGCTTCAGCGAAGACCTGCCACTGACGTCCGTCTGCTCTTCTCCGCTGCTTTGATCCTCGATGACGCACATGATCTACAGACGGCATCTGGCGATACCAGAGAGCTCGATGGTCTTACCGCTTTGCAAATCGTATTAGGAGAACCTAATGATGATACTGCCGCCTATAACAAGACTATGTCTCTACAAGTAAGTCAAGTCTAAGCtggaaagagatgacttCAAGAGGTGCTGATTGCAGATTTCAGCTCTATCTACTAGGATTTGAATTTCCCTCCACCCTCATGCTTTTCACTAAATCTCCACGGAAGGTGACATTCGTCTGCAGTTCCTccaaaggtgagtgtatTTGGTTTTCTCTACTTATGgtcaatgaaatcaatctcaagctTTTTGGCACATCTTAGCCAAACTTCTCAAGCAATTACAATCCTCAAATGGGATTGAGGTAGATATTCAAGTtagatcaaaagatgagGCAGCTGCAAAACGTGAGAACGATTCGTAATTCAGTTAGcggattgaagctgatgcGATCACTGTAGAGGTTATCAAGGATTTGGTGCTTGCATTGGGAGACGGGAAGATAGGAAGTCTGCCGAAAGACAAACCTGCTGGCAAATTGGTAGACGACTGGAATGCTGCGTGAGTAATGAGGTCAATCGGATTAAGAATATCTTTAATGAATGGCGTATCTAGCGTAACGGGTTCAAAAGCTGGATTGGAAGTAGTAGACATATCGACGGCCATTTCAGCTATtttgaatgagaaagatggCGATGAGCTGGTGCGTCCGCATGTTTACCATTCAGTGCTTCGTGTATTGACAGCAGGGCATAGAAAAACCTGATCACCGGTGCCAAGATGTCATCTACCGCTATGCAACATTACTTCAAATCCAAAATGGAGTCCATCATAGATCGAGGGACAGTTGTACCGCACGACGTGTTCGCTGGGTGAGTCTTCTACCTTTGTGAACCATGCTTCTTGCTGATGATACATTCAGCTTGGTCGAGGAGAAGATCGGAAACGACGAAAAAGGTGCGGATATGAAATTATGGAGTAAGAACCCTTCTCTGGGCGACGTAAGCCTCTTCTCTTCAGTCTTCACTGTGTACCAACTTATGAATATTGTTCACAGGTGGACTTCGCTTCTACGGAATGGGTATATACACCTATTATTCAGTCAGGTGGTAAATACGATCTCAAAGTTACAGCGTTATCCGACAATAGCCCTTTGAAGCCTGGTGTCATATTAGCCAACTTAGGTATTCGATATAAAAGTTACTGTACGAGCATGGGTAGAactttcttcatcagtcCTGCCAAGGTGAGCTTTCCGATGTTGGATTACGCACGCACTAACGCAGTAACAGAAACAAGAAACCTACTACTCTACCCTTCTCGAAGCTCGTTCAGAAGCTCTCAAAAAGCTGAAGGCTGGCGCCATAGTACAAGATGTTTACAATGAGGTTCACGAATTTTTACAGTCTAAAAGCGCTACATTGGGTCAGAATTTCGTTAAAACCATGGGGTTTGCCGTATGTATAACCTCGTGCTGTATTGCGAGTAGTAATGCTGATTGTTTGTCTAGACTGGTATCGAATATCGAGACAGCGCATTCGTCCTTAGTTCTAAGAATGGAAGAACATTGAAGGAGAACATGGTCTTGATCCTTTCTCTTGGTGTACAAGATCTACCAGATCCCAAAAAGCAAGGAAAAACGTAAGTACCCGCTTGGCCTCGCCGTGGCGAATGTGACTGACAGCATCATGCAGCTACTCCCTTCTTGTTTCTGACACCGTTAAGGTTGGACAGAGTGGAGCTGTAGTTTTAACTGAAGGTTGCACCAAGCTGAGTGATGTAGTGATGGAACTCGAGGTAAGCCCTTCACGTTCTCTCGATGGTGTCGTCCTGACCCCCAAATaggacgaggacgatgagCCTGAGCCCGAGGTCAAGCCTAAATCCAAGAAGACCAATGGAGACGCCAAGGCCAAGTCTCCCGTCAAAACTCGAACTGCGCCGGGCGGCGGCCGAGTCTTGCCAACCAAGACTCGTGGAAGTAACAGAGAGGCAGTCGAGCAAACCACGTcggaaaagatcaagaccAACCAAGCTAGATTGCATGCTCAACGTAACGCAGATGGAATAAAGAAGTGGGAGAAAGGCGGGAAGGGCAAGGATGGCGCTCAGGACAAGGTGGTGAAGCGATATGAGAGTTATAGGAGAGAAGAACAACTGCCGAGAGCCGTAGAGGATCGCCGCGTGAGTTTCGATCCGTCTACGTTTGTCAAGCGTACATTAACATCCCTG contains:
- a CDS encoding FACT complex subunit SPT16 produces the protein MSDIQLDSNLFFKRAEKIFQAWETASGDTRELDGLTALQIVLGEPNDDTAAYNKTMSLQLYLLGFEFPSTLMLFTKSPRKVTFVCSSSKAKLLKQLQSSNGIEVDIQVRSKDEAAAKQVIKDLVLALGDGKIGSLPKDKPAGKLVDDWNAAVTGSKAGLEVVDISTAISAILNEKDGDELKNLITGAKMSSTAMQHYFKSKMESIIDRGTVVPHDVFAGLVEEKIGNDEKGADMKLWSKNPSLGDVDFASTEWVYTPIIQSGGKYDLKVTALSDNSPLKPGVILANLGIRYKSYCTSMGRTFFISPAKKQETYYSTLLEARSEALKKLKAGAIVQDVYNEVHEFLQSKSATLGQNFVKTMGFATGIEYRDSAFVLSSKNGRTLKENMVLILSLGVQDLPDPKKQGKTYSLLVSDTVKVGQSGAVVLTEGCTKLSDVVMELEDEDDEPEPEVKPKSKKTNGDAKAKSPVKTRTAPGGGRVLPTKTRGSNREAVEQTTSEKIKTNQARLHAQRNADGIKKWEKGGKGKDGAQDKVVKRYESYRREEQLPRAVEDRRVYVDEQRQSVVLPINGFAVPFHISTIKNVTKTEESDHIVLRINFQSPGQIAGKKEDMPFEDPDANFIRSASFRSQDQRHMLKVFDAITALKKTATKREAERKELADVIEQEKLVEVKGRHPYVLKNVFPRPAPEGKKTDGNVEIHQNGIRFRPDGPASRIDLLFSNIKHLFFQPSEKELIVIIHVHLKAPIMLGKKKTYDVQFYREVTDMSFDETGGKKRRARYGDEDEIEQEQEDRKRRAELDKQFHDFARRIESAAQAQQYELEVDVPFRELGFSGVPYRSNVLLLPTTNCLIHISEFPFTVITLTEVEIVHLERVQFGLKNFDMVFVLNDFKKTPIHINSIPVVHLDNVKEWLDSCDVPISEGPVNLSWPAIMKTLNEDPHAFYAEGGWEFLTGGGSDGESSESSEGSVFEEDSDVFDDESSSDAEESGSDFGGDSDDSGSEDLSDEGEDWDELERKAERADNKHREKGNDESDDDRGKKKKGGRR